In Saccharothrix syringae, the following are encoded in one genomic region:
- a CDS encoding TIGR03086 family metal-binding protein, with protein MSREQLIHRAVEVAVEVVSGIGPDQLTAPTPCTDFDVRRLVNHLLFWGPSLEGAARKQAVPPPAGAESDLDLTAGDWAADLTAQLDRTADAWGEPGAWTGTTHMGGPTEMPAEVVGGMVLGEIVVHTWDLARATGQRPA; from the coding sequence ATGTCCCGTGAGCAGTTGATCCACCGAGCCGTGGAGGTCGCCGTCGAGGTCGTCTCCGGCATCGGGCCCGACCAGTTGACCGCACCGACCCCGTGCACCGATTTCGACGTCCGCCGCCTGGTGAACCACCTGTTGTTCTGGGGCCCGTCCCTGGAGGGCGCGGCGCGCAAGCAGGCCGTGCCGCCGCCCGCCGGCGCGGAGTCGGACCTCGACCTGACCGCGGGCGACTGGGCCGCGGACCTGACCGCCCAGCTCGACCGCACCGCCGACGCGTGGGGCGAGCCCGGGGCGTGGACGGGCACGACGCACATGGGCGGTCCGACGGAGATGCCCGCCGAGGTGGTCGGCGGCATGGTGCTCGGCGAGATCGTCGTCCACACCTGGGACCTGGCCCGGGCCACCGGACAGCGCCCCGCGTGA
- a CDS encoding helix-turn-helix domain-containing protein has product MTRDERELAWSRHQRHEFIAPSPDLAPYVARYWVVEWCYDRPYRQLIVPYPNVQLSFHEGGAEVHGVCSGHVFKELAGTGRVFGVAFHPGAFRPFLGAPVQSITDRTLPAAEVFADLPARADVTSVEAVLRAHLPEPDRAARRAVEVVDLIVAEPGVKRVDALARELGTTVRSLQRLFADHVGVSPKWVIRRYRLREVTERMEAGGHLDWAALAADLGYADQPHFVRDFTAMFGETPTRYAARYRERTA; this is encoded by the coding sequence GTGACGCGGGACGAGCGTGAGCTGGCGTGGAGCCGGCACCAGCGGCACGAGTTCATCGCGCCGTCGCCCGACCTGGCGCCGTACGTGGCGCGGTACTGGGTGGTCGAGTGGTGCTACGACCGGCCGTACCGGCAGCTGATCGTGCCTTACCCGAACGTGCAGCTGTCGTTCCACGAAGGTGGGGCCGAGGTTCACGGGGTGTGCAGCGGTCACGTCTTCAAGGAGCTGGCCGGCACCGGGCGCGTCTTCGGCGTCGCCTTCCACCCCGGCGCCTTCCGGCCCTTCCTCGGGGCACCCGTCCAGTCGATCACCGACCGCACCCTGCCGGCCGCCGAGGTGTTCGCCGACCTGCCCGCGCGGGCGGACGTGACCTCGGTGGAGGCCGTGCTGCGCGCGCACCTGCCCGAGCCGGACCGGGCCGCCCGGCGCGCCGTCGAGGTGGTGGACCTGATCGTGGCCGAGCCGGGCGTCAAGCGGGTCGACGCGCTGGCCCGGGAGCTGGGCACCACGGTCCGCAGCCTGCAACGCCTGTTCGCCGACCACGTCGGGGTGAGCCCCAAGTGGGTGATCCGCCGCTACCGCCTGCGCGAGGTCACCGAGCGCATGGAGGCGGGCGGCCACCTCGACTGGGCCGCCCTGGCGGCCGACCTCGGCTACGCGGACCAACCCCACTTCGTCCGCGACTTCACCGCCATGTTCGGCGAGACGCCCACCCGCTACGCCGCCCGGTACCGCGAGCGCACCGCGTGA